One segment of Erigeron canadensis isolate Cc75 chromosome 2, C_canadensis_v1, whole genome shotgun sequence DNA contains the following:
- the LOC122588961 gene encoding vacuolar cation/proton exchanger 3-like isoform X1, giving the protein MAYYSNLWVSLAILLMPYRASDSWNIPLSFISVILLPIVEKAAEHASAIIFAMKDKLDITLGVAIGSSTQISMFVIPFCVVVGWIMGQPMDLNFQLFETATLFITVLVVAFMLLDGTSNYFKGLMLILCYLIVAASFFVHIDNKSAD; this is encoded by the exons ATGGCTTACTATTCTAATTTGTGGGTGTCTCTGGCTATCTTGTTGATGCCATACAG GGCATCAGACTCGTGGAATATCCCTCTGTCTTTTATAAGTGTCATCCTACTTCCTATTGTTGAGAAAGCTGCTGAACATGCAAGCGCCATAATATTTGCCATGAAAGACAAACTT gACATTACGCTCGGGGTGGCAATTGGATCATCAACTCAAATATCCATGTTTGTG ATCCCTTTCTGTGTGGTTGTGGGTTGGATCATGGGGCAGCCAATGGACTTGAACTTCCAGCTCTTTGAGACTGCCACCCTCTTTATCACAGTGTTAGTTGTGGCATTCATGCTACTG GATGGAACGTCCAACTACTTCAAAGGTCTGATGCTAATTCTCTGCTATCTCATTGTTGCTGCAAGTTTCTTCGTACATATTGACAATAAATCTG CTGATTAG
- the LOC122588961 gene encoding vacuolar cation/proton exchanger 3-like isoform X2 encodes MAYYSNLWVSLAILLMPYRASDSWNIPLSFISVILLPIVEKAAEHASAIIFAMKDKLDITLGVAIGSSTQISMFVIPFCVVVGWIMGQPMDLNFQLFETATLFITVMERPTTSKV; translated from the exons ATGGCTTACTATTCTAATTTGTGGGTGTCTCTGGCTATCTTGTTGATGCCATACAG GGCATCAGACTCGTGGAATATCCCTCTGTCTTTTATAAGTGTCATCCTACTTCCTATTGTTGAGAAAGCTGCTGAACATGCAAGCGCCATAATATTTGCCATGAAAGACAAACTT gACATTACGCTCGGGGTGGCAATTGGATCATCAACTCAAATATCCATGTTTGTG ATCCCTTTCTGTGTGGTTGTGGGTTGGATCATGGGGCAGCCAATGGACTTGAACTTCCAGCTCTTTGAGACTGCCACCCTCTTTATCACAGT GATGGAACGTCCAACTACTTCAAAGGTCTGA
- the LOC122589929 gene encoding (R)-mandelonitrile lyase-like produces MALSIWLIASTLLILRSAMASPPHTTHHQPHSHSTISDGDRPAYMEFVVNATHFPLQDNTFDYIIVGGGTAGCPLAATLSKNYRVLLLERGGVPFTNPNVMTREGFLSTLTAQQSFDSPAQPFVSEDGVPNARGRVLGGSSSINAGFYSRADQDFYTRSGINWGGGSLIQRAYEWVEKAIVFQPQLQTWQSAVRDGLLEAGVEPFNGFTLNHTLGTKIGGSTFNSSGHRHSAADLLNFAANPSNIKVALYATVHKVLFAPSYSLTSRKVATGVVFHDLLGGYHHAMLRDHQNGEVILCAGAIGTPQLLLLSGIGPRPYLSSWGIPVVRHSPYVGNYMYDNPRNGISIVSPVPVEHSLIQVVGITNSGAFLEAASNVLPFSAPAYSVFLRSSTSPLYLTVASIMEKIIGPHSYGTLRLASTDVRTNPLVRFNYFSHPVDLERCVNGTRKIGDLLRSSSMDDFKFGEWSGTTNFRFVGPALPVNQSNNLLMADFCRRTVSTIWHYHGGCVVGRVVDRDLKVVGVHSLRVVDGSTFTVSPGTNPQATLLMLGRYMGMKILRERMHKSSV; encoded by the exons ATGGCGTTAAGCATCTGGTTGATCGCTTCTACTCTACTTATCCTCCGCTCGGCGATGGCGTCACCACCCCATACCACCCACCATCAACCACATTCTCATTCTACAATCA GTGATGGAGATCGGCCGGCTTACATGGAGTTTGTGGTTAACGCCACCCATTTTCCCCTACAAGACAATACCTTTGATTACATAATAGTCGGGGGAGGCACTGCTGGTTGTCCTCTTGCAGCCACATTATCAAAAAACTACAGAGTATTGCTTCTTGAAAGAGGTGGTGTCCCGTTCACAAACCCTAACGTCATGACTCGTGAAGGTTTCCTTTCAACCCTCACCGCCCAACAATCCTTTGATTCCCCTGCCCAGCCCTTTGTTTCTGAGGATGGTGTTCCCAATGCCCGTGGTCGCGTTCTTGGTGGCAGCAGCTCCATCAATGCTGGTTTCTACAGTCGTGCTGACCAAGATTTTTATACAAGGTCCGGCATCAATTGGGGCGGTGGCTCCCTCATCCAGCGTGCTTATGAATGGGTCGAGAAAGCTATTGTGTTTCAACCCCAGTTACAAACATGGCAATCTGCTGTTCGTGATGGTTTATTGGAAGCCGGTGTTGAACCCTTTAATGGTTTTACCCTTAATCATACCCTTGGTACCAAGATTGGTGGTTCCACCTTTAACAGCTCTGGTCACAGACATAGTGCTGCTGATCTTTTGAACTTTGCAGCCAACCCATCCAATATCAAAGTTGCTCTGTATGCCACTGTCCACAAGGTTTTATTTGCTCCTTCCTATTCTTTGACGTCCAGGAAGGTAGCTACCGGGGTTGTGTTTCATGATCTCCTTGGTGGCTATCATCATGCCATGCTTCGGGATCATCAAAACGGTGAGGTCATTCTCTGTGCAGGTGCCATTGGCACCCCTCAGCTGCTTCTATTGAGCGGCATTGGTCCACGCCCTTATCTTTCTTCTTGGGGGATACCCGTTGTTCGTCATTCTCCATATGTTGGAAATTATATGTATGACAACCCACGCAATGGCATATCGATTGTCTCCCCTGTTCCAGTCGAACATTCTCTTATACAGGTTGTGGGGATCACCAATTCTGGTGCTTTTCTTGAAGCAGCTTCCAATGTTCTTCCTTTTTCAGCTCCTGCATACTCTGTCTTCCTTCGATCCTCCACTTCTCCCTTGTATCTTACTGTTGCTAGCATCATGGAGAAGATTATCGGTCCCCACTCTTATGGGACGCTACGGTTGGCATCCACAGATGTGAGAACCAACCCCCTTGTGCGCTTTAACTACTTCAGTCACCCTGTTGATCTGGAGAGGTGTGTCAATGGGACCCGCAAGATTGGAGACTTGCTTAGAAGCAGCTCCATGGATGATTTCAAGTTTGGGGAATGGTCTGGTACTACCAATTTCAGATTCGTGGGTCCTGCTTTGCCGGTTAACCAGTCGAATAACCTCCTAATGGCTGACTTCTGTCGCCGTACAGTCAGCACAATTTGGCATTACCACGGAGGATGTGTTGTGGGGAGAGTGGTGGATCGCGATTTGAAAGTTGTCGGAGTTCATTCTCTTCGCGTGGTGGATGGTTCCACTTTTACAGTCTCACCAGGGACCAATCCACAGGCTACTCTTTTGATGCTTGGCAG GTACATGGGGATGAAGATATTGCGAGAAAGAATGCACAAGTCAAGTGTTTGA
- the LOC122589119 gene encoding LOW QUALITY PROTEIN: cell wall integrity protein scw1 (The sequence of the model RefSeq protein was modified relative to this genomic sequence to represent the inferred CDS: deleted 1 base in 1 codon), producing the protein MAGNGMHHQYHPHQWPPGGAGPAVVAPQSPMMDKGGGGEEVVRTIFITGLPEDVKEREVANLLRWLPGYEASQVNFKQQQLPMGFALFSSPHFAVAARDALQDLLFDADSNSVLHTEMAKKNLFVKRGIVADPNSASSFDQSKRMRTGGDYTFSPFHPPPVWAPHGYMAPPPPPYDPYAGYPVSQVPMAPPPLPPPPVVPAPSTYMPVQNTKDNPPCNTLFIGNLGEKINEEELRGIFSLQPGFKQMKVLRQERHTVCFIEFEDVNSATNVHHSLQGAVIPSSGSIGMRIQYSKNPFGRRKDAGYPGSNGSMSAISYQ; encoded by the exons ATGGCAGGAAATGGAATGCACCACCAGTACCATCCTCATCAGTGGCCCCCTGGTGGGGCAGGTCCAGCGGTGGTGGCACCACAGTCTCCGATGATGGACAAGGGCGGGGGTGGGGAAGAGGTGGTGAGGACGATATTTATAACAGGACTACCGGAAGACGTA AAAGAAAGAGAAGTGGCCAACTTGTTGAGATGGTTGCCTGGATATGAAGCCTCGCAGGTTAATTTCAAACAGCAACAACTCCCCATGGGTTTTGCTCTTTTCTCTTCCCCTCATTTTGCAGTTGCCGCCAGAGACGCTCTCCAGGATTTGCTCTTCGATGCCGATTCCAACTCTGTCCTTCACACCGAAATGGCCAAGAAAAATCTCTTTGTCAAACGGG GAATAGTAGCCGATCCAAATTCTGCTTCTTCTTTTGATCAAAGCAAACGTATGCGAACAGGCGGAGACTATACTTTCTCCCCTTTTCATCCCCCACCTGTTTGGGCTCCCCACGG GTATATGGCCCCGCCCCCGCCCCCGTATGACCCTTACGCAGGCTATCCTGTTTCTCAAGTACCCATGGCTCCTCCTCCCCTTCCCCCTCCTCCTGTTGTACCTGCACCCAGCACTTATATGCCAGTTCAG AACACAAAAGATAATCCTCCTTGCAATACCTTGTTTATTGGAAATCTTGGGGAGAAAATAAACGAAGAAGAGCTAAGAGGAATTTTCAGCTT ACAACCTGGTTTTAAGCAGATGAAGGTTTTGCGCCAGGAAAGACACACTGTTTGCTTTATTGAATTCGAA GATGTGAACAGTGCAACAAACGTGCACCATAGCTTGCAAGGCGCTGTTATCCCTAGTTCTGGTTCCATTGGCATGAGAATACA ATATTCGAAGAACCCGTTTGGAAGAAGGAAGGATGCTGGCTACCCAGGATCAAATGGATCAATGTCAGCTATCAGCTACCAGTAG
- the LOC122589117 gene encoding receptor-like protein kinase isoform X1, with the protein MRMRMGGLLLMFCSSLLFLLCCCGASNNSNSQMNSDDGLNLLSLMTSNHWISPILSSTWNSTNTTPCSWAGVACHPITNHVVALNLSGFMISGHLNMGPHLSTFKHLSSIDFSYNSFTGPIPPLYSSLLEHLDLSYNFLSGPIPPTLATLPRLKCIFLYSNNLTGSIPSHFCSTNSPHLEEVDFSLNRLSGDIPRTLFSGGCRHLTSLSLYGNSLSGPIPDSSSFPTRLEFLYLSSNQLTGSIPSGLGKLRNLVDLQLNNNRFSGSIPSSIGNCTSLQTLILANNRFTGTLPVTLNHLNRLTTLDVHNNTLHGTVDFGGVNSSSCKDLVYLDLSLNHFHGVLPHQLGNCSSLNQLAAVSCGLSGSIPSSLGQLASLTTLHLSLNSFSGKLPPELGKCKSLVDLELHANLLEGKIPDELGNLTQLQILQLFDNRLTGKVPMGIWRIKGLKKLNIYNNNLSGELPSELVEMKHLSEITLYNNRFTGVIPQALGINNSLTVIDFTNNSFTGKIPPNLCFRQQLQRLLLGFNHLRGCVPPDLGSCSSLSRLVLQHNSLRGVLPEFVDNHNMLYMNLRGNCFSGQVPHGFGKLTNITEIDLSMNNFSGNIPTELGNLGELQALNISYNKLHGPLPSQLQSCSRLLEFDANHNMLNGSIPPTFGRLSQLSTLCLSDNHFYGGIPEFLSQLKDLINLQLGGNSLDGSIPSSIVELRSLNRLNLGRNRLIGDVPSHLGKMLMLQYLDISDNNLTGTLASLSDIHGLVNLNVSYNHFEGPIPTFLLTSPNISYSSFLGNPGLCADCGSICVKNSKVNPCIVRSTNQKQLNKQEYVMVAVGMCLFVVVVLLVIYLVVICHRKQKQDIDMLADMCGGSSLLIKVLEATENLNDKYIIGRGAHGTVYKAFLGHDRVYAVKKLVFGGTKGGQSSMKREVETVGKVRHRNLVMIEDMLIKKDYGLILYKHMENGSLHDVLYERNPPIGLNWSSRYKIALGTAQGLAYLHFDCDPIIVHRDIKPMNILLDGDMEAHISDFGIAKLLQDHSSASQPSTTFMGTIGYIAPVLAENAFGSTKGMESDVYSYGVVLLEMITRRGHNKANEEMDIVSWVGSTWSERVQVEMIVDRELLKEVEEDPIVKKQVVEVLMVALRCTEWEPTRRPSMREVVKRLQDTLINM; encoded by the exons ATGAGAATGAGAATGGGGGGTCTGTTGTTAATGTTCTGCTCTTCATTATTATTCTTGTTATGTTGTTGTGGTGCTAGTAATAATAGTAATTCGCAAATGAATTCTGATGATGGTTTAAACTTATTATCGCTTATGACTAGCAACCACTGGATATCACCCATTCTTTCTTCTACTTGGAACTCCACCAACACCACGCCTTGTTCATGGGCTGGGGTTGCTTGTCATCCCATCACCAATCATGTTGTGGCTCTTAACTTGTCCGGTTTCATGATTTCCGGTCACCTGAACATGGGCCCTCACCTTTCTACCTTTAAACATCTTTCTTCTATCGACTTTAGTTACAATAGTTTTACTGGTCCCATACCTCCCCTGTACTCTTCTCTCCTTGAACATCTGGATCTTTCCTACAACTTCCTTTCCGGTCCCATCCCTCCGACACTCGCCACTTTGCCCCGTTTAAAATGCATTTTTCTTTACAGCAATAACCTCACCGGTTCTATCCCTTCTCACTTTTGTAGCACTAATTCTCCTCACCTTGAAGAAGTTGATTTCTCCCTCAACCGCCTCTCTGGGGATATACCACGCACCCTCTTCTCCGGTGGTTGCCGTCATCTAACATCTCTAAGTCTTTACGGCAACTCTCTTTCCGGTCCTATACCCGACTCCTCCTCATTCCCCACTCGCTTGGAGTTTCTTTATCTCAGTTCTAATCAGCTTACCGGCTCCATTCCCTCGGGTTTAGGTAAACTCCGCAACCTAGTAGATCTGCAGTTGAACAACAATCGATTCTCGGGTTCTATTCCCTCGTCCATTGGGAACTGTACTAGTCTGCAGACACTCATTCTTGCTAACAATCGTTTCACCGGTACGTTGCCCGTCACCCTAAATCATCTCAACCGCCTTACAACTCTAGATGTCCACAACAACACTTTGCATGGTACCGTTGATTTTGGTGGTGTCAACTCATCATCATGTAAAGACTTGGTCTATCTGGATCTGTCTTTGAACCACTTTCATGGTGTCCTTCCTCATCAACTGGGAAACTGTAGTAGCTTAAACCAACTTGCTGCCGTCAGCTGTGGTTTGAGCGGTTCCATTCCTTCTTCTCTTGGACAACTCGCTTCGTTGACCACCCTCCACCTTTCTCTAAACAGTTTTTCTGGAAAACTACCCCCCGAGCTTGGCAAATGCAAATCCTTGGTTGATCTGGAACTCCATGCCAATCTCCTCGAGGGCAAAATCCCAGATGAACTTGGAAACCTAACCCAATTGCAAATACTTCAATTATTTGACAACCGTTTGACAGGAAAGGTCCCTATGGGAATTTGGAGGATTAAAGGCCTCAAGAAGCTcaacatatataacaataacTTGTCTGGGGAACTACCCAGCGAGCTTGTCGAAATGAAACATTTAAGTGAGATCACGTTGTACAACAATCGCTTCACTGGAGTTATACCACAGGCCTTGGGGATCAATAATAGTTTGACAGTAATTGATTTTACCAATAACTCCTTCACTGGGAAAATCCCACCAAACCTTTGTTTTCGGCAGCAGCTGCAAAGGCTGCTTTTGGGCTTTAATCACCTGCGAGGTTGTGTACCTCCTGACCTTGGAAGCTGTTCTAGTCTTTCAAGGTTAGTTCTGCAGCATAATAGCCTCAGGGGAGTCCTTCCAGAATTTGTGGATAACCATAACATGCTCTACATGAATCTTAGGGGCAACTGTTTCAGTGGACAAGTTCCACATGGCTTTGGAAAGCTTACAAATATCACAGAAATCGATCTCTCGATGAATAACTTCTCTGGTAATATACCCACGGAGCTGGGAAACCTTGGGGAGCTTCAAGCTCTCAATATTTCTTACAACAAGTTACACGGCCCTCTGCCATCTCAGCTGCAAAGTTGTAGCAGGTTGTTGGAATTTGATGCCAATCATAATATGCTAAATGGCTCCATCCCACCCACGTTTGGGAGGTTGTCACAGTTGTCAACTTTATGTCTAAGCGACAATCACTTCTATGGGGGAATTCCAGAGTTCCTATCCCAACTAAAAGATCTAATTAATCTTCAACTAGGTGGGAATTCATTGGATGGAAGTATCCCATCATCTATAGTAGAACTCCGTAGTTTGAATAGGTTGAATCTCGGCCGCAACAGACTGATTGGTGATGTTCCCTCACATTTAGGGAAAATGTTAATGCTCCAGTATTTGGATATTTCAGACAACAATCTAACAGGGACTTTAGCATCACTTAGTGATATCCATGGACTGGTCAACTTGAATGTCTCGTATAATCATTTTGAAGGTCCAATTCCGACATTTTTGTTGACATCTCCCAACATATCATACTCTTCTTTCTTAGGAAATCCAGGCCTTTGTGCTGACTGTGGCTCTATTTGTGTAAAAAACAGCAAGGTCAACCCATGCATTGTTCGATCAACCAATCAGAAACAGCTGAATAAACAGGAATACGTAATGGTAGCCGTTGGAATGTGTCTATTTGTGGTGGTTGTGCTGTTAGTGATTTATCTGGTGGTTATCTGTCACAGAAAACAAAAACAGGATATCGACATGCTTGCGGACATGTGTGGTGGTTCGTCGCTGCTCATAAAAGTACTAGAAGCTACTGAGAACTTGAATGATAAGTATATTATTGGGAGAGGTGCCCATGGAACGGTGTACAAGGCTTTTTTGGGTCATGATAGGGTGTATGCGGTAAAGAAACTTGTCTTTGGAGGAACAAAAGGAGGACAGAGTAGCATGAAACGAGAAGTTGAGACGGTTGGGAAGGTGAGGCATAGAAATCTGGTGATGATAGAAGACATGCTGATAAAAAAAGATTATGGTTTGATCTTGTACAAGCATATGGAAAATGGTAGCCTGCACGATGTCTTGTATGAAAGAAACCCCCCTATAGGTTTGAACTGGAGTAGTCGGTACAAGATAGCTTTAGGAACTGCACAGGGTTTGGCATATCTCCACTTTGACTGTGATCCTATTATTGTGCACCGGGATATAAAACCGATGAACATACTTTTGGATGGTGATATGGAAGCTCATATATCAGATTTTGGCATTGCAAAGCTGCTGCAAGATCATTCTAGTGCTTCCCAACCATCAACTACATTTATGGGCACGATAGGATACATTGCTCCAG TACTTGCAGAGAATGCATTTGGAAGCACAAAAGGGATGGAATCAGATGTATATAGTTATGGGGTGGTGCTGCTAGAGATGATAACTAGACGAGGACACAATAAGGCGAATGAAGAGATGGACATTGTGTCATGGGTTGGGTCGACTTGGAGTGAGAGGGTACAAGTTGAGATGATTGTAGATCGGGAGCTTTTaaaagaagttgaagaagatCCAATTGTAAAAAAACAAGTTGTAGAGGTGTTAATGGTGGCGTTGAGATGTACAGAATGGGAACCAACAAGAAGACCATCCATGAGAGAAGTAGTCAAGCGTCTTCAAGATACACTAATAAACATGTAG
- the LOC122589117 gene encoding receptor-like protein kinase isoform X2 encodes MRMRMGGLLLMFCSSLLFLLCCCGASNNSNSQMNSDDGLNLLSLMTSNHWISPILSSTWNSTNTTPCSWAGVACHPITNHVVALNLSGFMISGHLNMGPHLSTFKHLSSIDFSYNSFTGPIPPLYSSLLEHLDLSYNFLSGPIPPTLATLPRLKCIFLYSNNLTGSIPSHFCSTNSPHLEEVDFSLNRLSGDIPRTLFSGGCRHLTSLSLYGNSLSGPIPDSSSFPTRLEFLYLSSNQLTGSIPSGLGKLRNLVDLQLNNNRFSGSIPSSIGNCTSLQTLILANNRFTGTLPVTLNHLNRLTTLDVHNNTLHGTVDFGGVNSSSCKDLVYLDLSLNHFHGVLPHQLGNCSSLNQLAAVSCGLSGSIPSSLGQLASLTTLHLSLNSFSGKLPPELGKCKSLVDLELHANLLEGKIPDELGNLTQLQILQLFDNRLTGKVPMGIWRIKGLKKLNIYNNNLSGELPSELVEMKHLSEITLYNNRFTGVIPQALGINNSLTVIDFTNNSFTGKIPPNLCFRQQLQRLLLGFNHLRGCVPPDLGSCSSLSRLVLQHNSLRGVLPEFVDNHNMLYMNLRGNCFSGQVPHGFGKLTNITEIDLSMNNFSGNIPTELGNLGELQALNISYNKLHGPLPSQLQSCSRLLEFDANHNMLNGSIPPTFGRLSQLSTLCLSDNHFYGGIPEFLSQLKDLINLQLGGNSLDGSIPSSIVELRSLNRLNLGRNRLIGDVPSHLGKMLMLQYLDISDNNLTGTLASLSDIHGLVNLNVSYNHFEGPIPTFLLTSPNISYSSFLGNPGLCADCGSICVKNSKVNPCIVRSTNQKQLNKQEYVMVAVGMCLFVVVVLLVIYLVVICHRKQKQDIDMLADMCGGSSLLIKVLEATENLNDKYIIGRGAHGTVYKAFLGHDRVYAVKKLVFGGTKGGQSSMKREVETVGKVRHRNLVMIEDMLIKKDYGLILYKHMENGSLHDVLYERNPPIGLNWSSRYKIALGTAQGLAYLHFDCDPIIVHRDIKPMNILLDGDMEAHISDFGIAKLLQDHSSASQPSTTFMGTIGYIAPENAFGSTKGMESDVYSYGVVLLEMITRRGHNKANEEMDIVSWVGSTWSERVQVEMIVDRELLKEVEEDPIVKKQVVEVLMVALRCTEWEPTRRPSMREVVKRLQDTLINM; translated from the exons ATGAGAATGAGAATGGGGGGTCTGTTGTTAATGTTCTGCTCTTCATTATTATTCTTGTTATGTTGTTGTGGTGCTAGTAATAATAGTAATTCGCAAATGAATTCTGATGATGGTTTAAACTTATTATCGCTTATGACTAGCAACCACTGGATATCACCCATTCTTTCTTCTACTTGGAACTCCACCAACACCACGCCTTGTTCATGGGCTGGGGTTGCTTGTCATCCCATCACCAATCATGTTGTGGCTCTTAACTTGTCCGGTTTCATGATTTCCGGTCACCTGAACATGGGCCCTCACCTTTCTACCTTTAAACATCTTTCTTCTATCGACTTTAGTTACAATAGTTTTACTGGTCCCATACCTCCCCTGTACTCTTCTCTCCTTGAACATCTGGATCTTTCCTACAACTTCCTTTCCGGTCCCATCCCTCCGACACTCGCCACTTTGCCCCGTTTAAAATGCATTTTTCTTTACAGCAATAACCTCACCGGTTCTATCCCTTCTCACTTTTGTAGCACTAATTCTCCTCACCTTGAAGAAGTTGATTTCTCCCTCAACCGCCTCTCTGGGGATATACCACGCACCCTCTTCTCCGGTGGTTGCCGTCATCTAACATCTCTAAGTCTTTACGGCAACTCTCTTTCCGGTCCTATACCCGACTCCTCCTCATTCCCCACTCGCTTGGAGTTTCTTTATCTCAGTTCTAATCAGCTTACCGGCTCCATTCCCTCGGGTTTAGGTAAACTCCGCAACCTAGTAGATCTGCAGTTGAACAACAATCGATTCTCGGGTTCTATTCCCTCGTCCATTGGGAACTGTACTAGTCTGCAGACACTCATTCTTGCTAACAATCGTTTCACCGGTACGTTGCCCGTCACCCTAAATCATCTCAACCGCCTTACAACTCTAGATGTCCACAACAACACTTTGCATGGTACCGTTGATTTTGGTGGTGTCAACTCATCATCATGTAAAGACTTGGTCTATCTGGATCTGTCTTTGAACCACTTTCATGGTGTCCTTCCTCATCAACTGGGAAACTGTAGTAGCTTAAACCAACTTGCTGCCGTCAGCTGTGGTTTGAGCGGTTCCATTCCTTCTTCTCTTGGACAACTCGCTTCGTTGACCACCCTCCACCTTTCTCTAAACAGTTTTTCTGGAAAACTACCCCCCGAGCTTGGCAAATGCAAATCCTTGGTTGATCTGGAACTCCATGCCAATCTCCTCGAGGGCAAAATCCCAGATGAACTTGGAAACCTAACCCAATTGCAAATACTTCAATTATTTGACAACCGTTTGACAGGAAAGGTCCCTATGGGAATTTGGAGGATTAAAGGCCTCAAGAAGCTcaacatatataacaataacTTGTCTGGGGAACTACCCAGCGAGCTTGTCGAAATGAAACATTTAAGTGAGATCACGTTGTACAACAATCGCTTCACTGGAGTTATACCACAGGCCTTGGGGATCAATAATAGTTTGACAGTAATTGATTTTACCAATAACTCCTTCACTGGGAAAATCCCACCAAACCTTTGTTTTCGGCAGCAGCTGCAAAGGCTGCTTTTGGGCTTTAATCACCTGCGAGGTTGTGTACCTCCTGACCTTGGAAGCTGTTCTAGTCTTTCAAGGTTAGTTCTGCAGCATAATAGCCTCAGGGGAGTCCTTCCAGAATTTGTGGATAACCATAACATGCTCTACATGAATCTTAGGGGCAACTGTTTCAGTGGACAAGTTCCACATGGCTTTGGAAAGCTTACAAATATCACAGAAATCGATCTCTCGATGAATAACTTCTCTGGTAATATACCCACGGAGCTGGGAAACCTTGGGGAGCTTCAAGCTCTCAATATTTCTTACAACAAGTTACACGGCCCTCTGCCATCTCAGCTGCAAAGTTGTAGCAGGTTGTTGGAATTTGATGCCAATCATAATATGCTAAATGGCTCCATCCCACCCACGTTTGGGAGGTTGTCACAGTTGTCAACTTTATGTCTAAGCGACAATCACTTCTATGGGGGAATTCCAGAGTTCCTATCCCAACTAAAAGATCTAATTAATCTTCAACTAGGTGGGAATTCATTGGATGGAAGTATCCCATCATCTATAGTAGAACTCCGTAGTTTGAATAGGTTGAATCTCGGCCGCAACAGACTGATTGGTGATGTTCCCTCACATTTAGGGAAAATGTTAATGCTCCAGTATTTGGATATTTCAGACAACAATCTAACAGGGACTTTAGCATCACTTAGTGATATCCATGGACTGGTCAACTTGAATGTCTCGTATAATCATTTTGAAGGTCCAATTCCGACATTTTTGTTGACATCTCCCAACATATCATACTCTTCTTTCTTAGGAAATCCAGGCCTTTGTGCTGACTGTGGCTCTATTTGTGTAAAAAACAGCAAGGTCAACCCATGCATTGTTCGATCAACCAATCAGAAACAGCTGAATAAACAGGAATACGTAATGGTAGCCGTTGGAATGTGTCTATTTGTGGTGGTTGTGCTGTTAGTGATTTATCTGGTGGTTATCTGTCACAGAAAACAAAAACAGGATATCGACATGCTTGCGGACATGTGTGGTGGTTCGTCGCTGCTCATAAAAGTACTAGAAGCTACTGAGAACTTGAATGATAAGTATATTATTGGGAGAGGTGCCCATGGAACGGTGTACAAGGCTTTTTTGGGTCATGATAGGGTGTATGCGGTAAAGAAACTTGTCTTTGGAGGAACAAAAGGAGGACAGAGTAGCATGAAACGAGAAGTTGAGACGGTTGGGAAGGTGAGGCATAGAAATCTGGTGATGATAGAAGACATGCTGATAAAAAAAGATTATGGTTTGATCTTGTACAAGCATATGGAAAATGGTAGCCTGCACGATGTCTTGTATGAAAGAAACCCCCCTATAGGTTTGAACTGGAGTAGTCGGTACAAGATAGCTTTAGGAACTGCACAGGGTTTGGCATATCTCCACTTTGACTGTGATCCTATTATTGTGCACCGGGATATAAAACCGATGAACATACTTTTGGATGGTGATATGGAAGCTCATATATCAGATTTTGGCATTGCAAAGCTGCTGCAAGATCATTCTAGTGCTTCCCAACCATCAACTACATTTATGGGCACGATAGGATACATTGCTCCAG AGAATGCATTTGGAAGCACAAAAGGGATGGAATCAGATGTATATAGTTATGGGGTGGTGCTGCTAGAGATGATAACTAGACGAGGACACAATAAGGCGAATGAAGAGATGGACATTGTGTCATGGGTTGGGTCGACTTGGAGTGAGAGGGTACAAGTTGAGATGATTGTAGATCGGGAGCTTTTaaaagaagttgaagaagatCCAATTGTAAAAAAACAAGTTGTAGAGGTGTTAATGGTGGCGTTGAGATGTACAGAATGGGAACCAACAAGAAGACCATCCATGAGAGAAGTAGTCAAGCGTCTTCAAGATACACTAATAAACATGTAG